atttttcatcaaagatCCTAGCGATTGTATCAAACCCGACTAGATAGCCTATATTTGTATTGTATTCCTGAGTAAACTGCTCATGCAAAACCTTGTCTTTGTCAATAAACTTCGAAAAAACGGTTAGCCCGACAGATACCACAGACTGAGGTAGTTTTTCCTCAAGGTAATTAGCAAATAAGCACATCATTTCCAAACGATGTGGGAATGATGCTGGTATAGGTAGTTTATCTGCATTGTTCACCGCCAAGAGCAATAGAATATGCGACTGGGTATTGTTTAacttgaagtttttgatggCTTGCGATAATAGTTGGAAATGAGCTAGGTGTGGTGGATTGAATGATGAGTCAAGTACAAAAAGCTTCGGGGATTCCAGGTGCTGCGGGCCCTTGATAATCTGGAATaataaatcattttttcgaaaTTGTTCGAACACTTTTTTCATATCTTCTTTGCTAGTATTTAGGCTGTCTTCAACGTTCGGTATCTCATTAATTAGTCAATCtagttttgatttttcaagaaaaagaagattatATAACCACGAATTTGACGATTTCTgaggggaaaaaaaaggaaagaataaaaatgaagagttTTAGAGTGTGTGTCTGATATTTAAAAATTGTATGTAGACATCTATTTGATTAACCATTgttccttcaatttcttgcttGAGACAGAAGGACGGATAACATAGGTGATCACCAACAGGATGAATATGGTAATGAGCAGTTTACCCTTTTCGAATGTAGGACTCATTAGATCAAATTGACCAGAAGGAGTGATTCTTGtacagaaaatatcatGGCCCAGGTCACAAATGATACTTGTAGATTCCAAGTTGGTTGTGATAGAGATTAATTTGGAATTAGCTCCCGGTAATAGATTCCTGAAATGTGTGATGACGAAATTATCATTGATTGGGATAACCGGCGTGTATGGGGTAGCCATAAACTCctttttatcattgttgGTCATTTCCTCTGCTGGTTTGCCTCTtgcattcaagaaaagctTTGGTATATAAGTGATTTGGCCATTTTCTAATTCCATAACGATTGCCTTTGTGGTAATATCATCGGTCGTCTTGGATATggtcattttttcaataatctCGGGGAAAATGAACTGCTTAGTTAGAAATTGAGGTTTATTGACGTTACCGGTTAATGGATTATAACAAACGAGGTTTGATGGATTGGACAAACGTTCGTCTGGGATTAATGATTCGTATAATTCCACCACTACTAACTTTTGTTCCGGAACAGGTTCTGAACTGAAATAGGAATAAACGACCCAATATTCGCCGAAAACAATATCTGTTGGAAGCCTGAAGTCTGGAGAATCCTTGTGCTTTTGAGTGACCAGGATTTCACCGGTAATGGTATCAATCAAGTTAAAAGTAATTGTATGAAGTTCTTCATTAGTGACTAAATAAGCCGCTAGATTTGGGTATAAATATTTGTAAAGAACGGATTTGTCACCCAAGGTAATACCGAGACTATTTAAGTTTGTTTCACCTCTCTTGTCATATGCcacaattttttcctttggcGTCACAATTCTTTGCCAAGTGTCTTTTATCAAATCATTCTCTATAATATAGCCGTATATGCCATCTGAATCATGTTCTGTGATGAACATCCGGGAACCTGAGTGGAAGAGGAAAGGAAATGATGCAGACATGCCCTTGCGGGGATCTAATGTAAACAATAGATGATTTGCGTTGTCAAATTTAATCAAATATTGATACTGGTGTTCCTCCAACTTTATAACAGAATAAACGTTTTTCTTTACAGGTAGAGAGGATCTTGATTTAATAATCGGTAAGTTGTTAGTGAGTCCAATTGTCAAATAATGTCCATCATGggaaaaaacaacaagTTCGTTATGGTTTTCATCTGTCCAGAACATTTTAATAGCTTGGTCAATTTGCAAATCGAGTTTCCAAACAAGCTGGCCCTTATTAATCATATCTAGGCCACCGATGAAGCCATCATTGGtcaaaacaatcaaaattttggcaAACCCAAATTTTAAGTCTGATGCGGTGGTATCTTTGGAATCCAAACCTAGGACTTTAGTGAAGATACGTCCTGGTGAAAAATGATTGtccttcaataaattcaataagCGATTCCCATTGGTTGTCAACCTGAGCCAGTAAGCGTCCCACAGAGAATCAGAAAAAACTTCGGCTTTcatatcttcattcaattCCACATCTCTAGAGTCAAAAACATCCAATACAGCATAGTCTACCACATTAGTCAATGATTCTTCTCTTTGCCAAACTGGTATCAATTCTGTACCATTGACAGAAAATCCTATATACTGAGTATGATTAACATTCAACACTAAGGTCAAGGGATCTTCATATTGGAAATATTCCACCTTATCAAACCCTTGAGGCAATTCCAATTTCCATTGGGCCAAACCCGATGTCTTGTCAAGGACATGCAGTCCATCGCCCTTTATGATCACTTGATCATTTGGATATGAGAGTGGTGGCAAAATAGTTGTGGCGGGAACGTTACTTACACCTTCGTCCAGTAAGAACCAGTCATGTAAGTCAaatttttgccatttttggCTTGATGAGTTCACGCAAACCAAGATGTTGTGGTCATTACTATCCAGTTGAATGTCATCGACAGCGAAGGGTAAAACGTTTCTGAAAAGAATTTGTCCCGAAGAAatattgaaagaagaaaccaaaGAGGAAGTTTCAGTGGAGTTGGAAACGATTAGAACCCGGTTGCGGTCTCGAGCATCAGGGATAATTTTCTCCCAAGGGCCCAAGTTAGCCAATTGCCAATCGATGACAAAAGcatcttctgaaaaaacCGCTTGGACACAACTCGTGCTTAGGAAAAGTGAAATGAAGCCGTACACCAGAGCCGTATACGTTATCTTCATTGCTGTGGAGAGGAGTGTGAGAATGTAAGTATTAGTTATTAgtgcatatatatacatatatatatatatgtattcGCGTATATAAATCAAATCCCAGCCATATTTTTTGGGTAGTAGTCGTTGAAAAATCACGGGGCACGAAAAAAGATCAATACATACACACCACAACTAAAGGATTAGCAAAGACTCAATGTGTCTTTTCGTGAGTGAGAGCCTTGGGGGTAGGTCCAGGTACGGGCGGGTCTGTACTGTTAGGAGTCGTAGTATGAGAGGGCATGGTAGTGGGTATGAATTTTATGCTCAGGGAGGTCTCCAAGGCCAAAGTCATCCACGGATCGTATAGAGATCTCATTGTATCGAGGTCTATATCCTGAGCAGCGGTTGTGTCGTGGGGCAAGACAACGCCCCGAGAGAGCACGGCGTTAGATCTTCTTTTCGCTGGTGTCGCAATGGAGTCACTCGAGGTTTCTAGGAAATGCAGTCTCTTTTCGACATTTTGTAGGTGTAGTTTCTTGGATTCGGAAAGGTCTTCCAAGCCCGTGGAGGATTGTGGACGATGGGATATGGAATTTATGAGCTCAATGGAATTTTCTCTgatgtttcttttgttttgaaagaactcAAACATGTCCAAGTGGAACTCCATGCGATTGAGATACTCGTTGAAGGGCATTGGCTTGTATTCCAAGGGTCCGAACCACTTGATGATGGGGTTTTGCGCCTCGACCTGGGCTCTAGCGAGAGCGACGCTTTGCTTGACTTCGGGGATGTTTGTCGAGAGCGGCGTGCCGTTCATGGCATCTTTGACTTTTATCTTAGTGGGGTCTATGCCCTCGTGGTAGTATTTGACGATattgttgaagaatttcTTGTCACGCACGGATTTCATTTCGTCGTACCAGGGGTCATATTTGAGTAAGTTCAGGCGTGTGACTTCCAGCAGTGATTGGGAGAGCAAAAGTGAGCCAAACAACCCCCAAAAGAGTTTCCTCATGCTGATGAACCGAGACTGGCGAGGTATGATGGGGGGAGGAGCGAGTACGATGTCGCCGTGCGTGGTAGAAAAACGGTTCAACGTGGGGAAGTCCGCGATGTCCTTTCTTATTTTGGTCTTGCCGTTGACGATCATTTCGCTGGGCAGTTCGCCAAAGGATAAATCTGAATGAGCATGAGTGGCGATGCGACGCGGTGGCGGTAGTCTGTAGAGTCTTCTCAGTCTGAAGAGGGCAAAGAGGCCGACTGCGGATTGGATGCTGATCAAAGTGTATAGTCCCGATAGATTATCGGGAGCGGGCACGAGAGGCCCCCATAGTTTCAGACCCAAGCTTGGCCTTATGTAGAATTTCTTAACgtcattatcatctttGTCGTGGATGTCTTGCGATTGAGGGTGGTCGGGAGCGCTGTTGGTATCTGGTGGGGGTGTGAATACGGCCATATTCGACTACGGTAATTGGAGGGGGGGTACGGGACTCTCTTGAGTTATAGGCCTAGTAGCGTCAAGTTGATGCACTGCACTTATTGTTAGgtgttcaatttttccctACTTTGAGGCGTTCTTCGTGAAGTGTGATGAATATAGCACAAACAGTTTTTTCTAtttaattttatttttcattcattctgtattttaaagaatttctaAGTTTTTATATTTCTATTTAATGGAAGACACCAAATAACATAATTCACAATTCGTCGTGAATGGcgtcttcttcgtcttccaATTCAGCGGCATCGGTCTCCTCGGCAGCCTTTTCTTGGGCTTCTTCGTACAAGGCCTTACCGTCAATTGCAAAGTGACCGTTTTCCTTGATGAAGTCGAATAGGGAGTCCAAGGATCTTGAGTCTTTGTATACGACAGATTCGGACTTCTTACCAGCTGGGTACAAGACGATGGTTGGGTAGCCCTCGATCACGACGCCCTTGACGTCGTTTTCGGTGTGGTCCAGCTTGGTGATCAAGACATCGGAAGTGGCGTTGGCATAGGTGTCGGCTAATTCTTGGTAAATAGGGGCCAATCTCTTACAGTGACCACACCATGGGGCGTAGTACAGAACAAGGACGTCCTTCTTTGGGTCGTTGACGATTTCGTCGTGGTTCTTGCCGACCAATTGGAAGACGGAGGAGTCTTGGTTTTCGAAGACTTCTTGTGACTTCACGATGGGGGTGGCGTCTCCTTCCAAGAATTCCTTGACCAGGGATTCAATGGCTTTGGATTCCAATACAATCTTGTCGGTCAATTCGTCGAATGCCTCTTCGGAGAGTTGAGGTAGACCGTACTTCAAGTCTTCGGTCATGTCGTGGATGGCGAATAGAGGGAACTGTTCCTTCATGTTCAAGTTGCCGGCGTGTCTGCCGAACTTGCTGGCACTGATGCTGACGAAGTTCAAAAGGCCTCTGTTCTTCTTGGCCAATTCAGTGAAGATGGGTCTGTATTGCTCCAATTCTTCGTCGTCGTTGTAAAACAAGTAACCCAGGGGCAAACCGCTTTCGACGTATTGGCCGAACACGGAACCATCGATTTCGCCAAAGTAGGGCAAGGCTTCCACTTGCAACCACTTTTCGAAAACGTCTGCCTCAGCGATGTCCGCTTGCGTACCGTTGTAAACTACAGGTACGTCCATGGCGGAGGGTAAGTAGATGGCAAGTTTGAAATCGTCGTCTGCGTTTTCCGTGGAGACGAAGTCATACTCGTTGGAGTGCTTGTTGGCGATGGAGTAGAAAGTGGCGTTGAAGTCGGCGCCAATCTTACCGGATTGGACGATGACCGGGGTTAGGAAGGTTTCGTTAGCAAGGAACGCAGGAAGATCGGCGACAACGGCGACTGCGGGCTGGTTTTGCTTGATCATGAACTGGATGATGGCCTCAGCAGTTCTGGGTCCTTCGTAATCAATTGAGCTGTTGGCGTCATTGTTCTTGAAGATCTTCAAGCTGGGGAAGCCCGGGACGTTGTGTTCCTGGCACAGATCCTGGTTTTCAGTACAGTCGATCTGAGCCAAAGTAATGTTTTTCTCAACAAGAGCCTCGGCGGCTTTGACGTATTCAGGGGCCATGTTTTTACAGTGGCCACACCATGGGGCAAAGAACTCTGCCAGAACCAGGTCGTGTGACTGGATGTAGTCGTTGAATGAGTCAGTAGCCAACTTGACAACTGCGGAGTCTTCAGGGGCCACAGCCTCTTGTTGGGCAAACACAGAGGAGGCGAGCAGCAAGGAGGACCATGACAAGACGGCGCCAGCAGAAAACTTCATAATGATATTAGGTTGGATGTTTGTTTGTCTAGAGCTTACTGGCTTTGAGAGTGCGAACCGGGTATATTGGCAGTAGCGAGAAAATCTACttactatatatatatatatatatatatgcaaaGCAGTGAGTTTTCTATTTCGTTGTGTGTTGTAACAGCACAACGGAAACCTACACGGTGGCAAAttggaaatcaaagaagagggaagaagaagaagaagaagaaaaaaaagaggcgCCGCCCGGCAGGGTAAGACAATGTCACGTGCCACGCGAGAAACAAACCCAAGGCCACGTGTCCCGAAGAGTTTGTCCCTTCGAAAAGGAAGGCAGGCGCGGCGCTTGCACCCCGCATTTTAGGTGGTGGGCCGACGGCCCACCCCCCCCTGAAAAGGGGGGGGTGGTGACCCGAGCGTGGTGTCACACCACGCTCTCGCGGGTACCCGCCCACGGGAGCACGCCCGTATAAATAGCCTCCATCAACGCGACCCCCAACCCCTCCCCCAGGGCCACACACAGCCTCTGCAAACACAACAACACCACACGATACAATAATGTCCTTTGACGACCTACACAAGGCCACAGAGAGAGCAGTCATACAGGCCGTGGACCAGATCTGCGACGAGTTCGAGGTCACGCCCGAGAAACTGGATGAGCTAACCGCTTACTTCATCGAACAAATGGAAAAGGGCCTTACCCCTCCACAGGAAGGCCACACGCTGGCCTCGGACAAGGGTCTCCCCATGATCCCCGCCTTCGTCACCGGGTCACCCAACGGGACCGAACGCGGTGTTCTGCTAGCCGCCGACCTGGGCGGTACCAACTTCCGTATTTGCTCCGTGAACCTGCATGGGGACCATTCTTTCTCCATGGAGCAAATGAAGTCCAAGATCCCAGACGATTTGTTGGATGACGAGAACGTCACCTCGGACGACCTGTTTGGGTTTCTGGCACGTCGTACGCTGGCGTTCATGAAGAAGTACCACCCGGACGAGCTGGCCCAGGGCAAAGACGCCAAGCCCATGAAGCTGGGTTTCACTTTTTCGTATCCCGTGGACCAAACGTCTCTAAACTCCGGGACGCTGATCCGCTGGACCAAGGGGTTCCGTATCGCAGACACCGTCGGAAAGGACGTGGTGCAGCTGTACCAGGAGCAATTGCGTGCCCAAGGCATGCCCATGGTCAAAGTCGTCGCATTGACCAACGACACCGTCGGAACGTACCTGTCGCATTGCTACACGTCCGACAACACGGACTCGATGACCTCCGGGGAGATCTCGGAGCCGGTCATCGGGTGCATTTTCGGCACCGGTACCAACGGGTGCTACATGGAGGAGATTAACAAGATCACCAAGTTGCCCCAGGAACTGCGCGACAAGTTGATAAAGGAGGGTAAGACCCACATGATCATCAATGTGGAATGGGGGTCGTTCGACAACGAGCTCAAGCACTTGCCCACCACCAAGTACGACGTAGTGATCGACCAAAAGCTGTCGACCAACCCGGGGTTCCACTTGTTCGAGAAGCGTGTTTCCGGCATGTTCTTGGGTGAAGTGCTGCGTAACGTTCTGGTGGACTTGCACTCGCAGGGCCTGCTCTTGCAACAGTACCGCACTAAGGAGCAACTGCCCCGCCATTTGACCACGCCCTTCCAGTTGTCGTCCGAAGTGCTATCGCACATCGAGATTGACGACTCCACGGGCTTGCGCGAGACGGAGCTGTCGTTGCTACAGAGTCTCAGATTGCCCACCACGCCAACAGAGCGCATGCAAATCCAGAAACTGGTTCGCGCGATCTCCAGAAGATCCGCGTACTTAGCCGCCGTGCCGCTCGCTGCCATTTTGATCAAGACCAATGCTTTGAACAAGAGATACCACGGTGAGGTCGAGATTGGTTGCGACGGTTCCGTGGTCGAGTACTATCCCGGGTTCAGGTCCATGCTGAGACACGCCCTGGCCCTGTCGCCCTTGGGCGCGGAGGGTGAGAGAAAAGTGCATCTGAAGATTGCCAAGGATGGCTCCGGTGTCGGTGCCGCGCTGTGTGCGCTTGTTGCATGATCTTCTTgcgtttcttcttcttttctctttccctgtttatatgtatatgtatgtatacCTTTTTCTGTATATGTACTTATGATTTTCTCTCTTTAATGAACAATATCATCAGGAACGGGCGTTTGGTTTTTAAGGGAAAACAAAGAGTAAATGAATGTATGTGGATGGATTTCAGGTTCCCTTCACCAGCGTCGCGACTTGGATTCGACACGATCATGCACCATACCACTCGAGCCCATGTCACACACCGGTAAGATCGCATACGTGCTGAATAATGACGCGGAGGAGGCTAGCTCGCCCGCCGCCGCCGTCGGCTGTTTCGACAAGCACCAGCTCACTAAGCTGCTGATCCATACTTTAAAGGAGCTGGGCTACGACTCCGCCGCTGACCAGTTGCTCCTGGAGAGCGGCGGGTACCAGAACGAGTCCAACCACATCCAGACGTTCTTCAAGCTCGTCAAGGCCGGGCAGTTCCATCTCATCGATTGGCACATCGTGTGCTCGCTGCCCCTTGCCAATTGCTCGCCCCTGAGGCCCGAGTGGCTTCAGACACTGGTCGTCGTCGTCGCCGCTGCGACCGCGACCGCGACCGTGACTGCCTCTTCGTCCTTCGATCATATGCTGCTGCAATTGCAGCAGCTGCAATTACTCATGGGCTCCGTGAGCTCGTCCACTTGCTCGGACGCGGATATCGCCACTCTCAGAAACTACGTCGAGATCATGATCCTCGTCAACAGACAGATTTTCCTCGAGTTCTTCCACCCGGCAGCAACCGCAGCCTCTCACGCAGGCCCGCGCACTGCGCTGCCGGTGCTGTACCTGCGCAAAATCCTCAAGAACTTCATCGAGATATGGGATTCGCTGTTGGTGTCCAACGACCAATTTCTCAACGAAGAAAACATCTTCAACCCGGAAACCACGCTGAGAGAACTGTCCACGTACTTGACCAACCCGAAGCTCACCGCGCACCTGAACCTCGAGCGGGACCATCTCATGGACGCCATCTCCAAATACATCGACCCGAACGAGCTCGTCCCGAAGGGCCGTCTCCTGCATCTCTTGAAACAGGCAATCAAGTACCAGCAGTCGCAGgacattttcaatatcatcgaCCCGGATGACGACGCCTCCTTCTCCTCGTCCGCGCATCGCATCAACCTTTTGCAGGATAACATCTCGCACGACCTGACAGTGACCTTCCAGGAATGGAAGACGATCCAGGACACCACGGACGAGATCTGGTTTCTAACCTTCTCGCCCAATGGCAGGTATCTGGCCTCCGCCACCTCCGAATCTTCGAGAGGCTACTTCATCACAGTCTATGACGTGGAGCAAGACTTCAAGATCCACAAGACGTGCGTGAGTTTGTCGCAATCTGTACTGTATCTTATGTTCTCTCCCAACAGCCAGTACCTCGTCGCGTGCCCCTTCAGTGAAGACGTTACCATATACGACATGAATGCCACCTCCCGCCCCGATGCATCCGCCTCAGACTCGTTCTTACCGTACCCTTCCACAAGGCTCTCGCCCATGGACTCGTTCAAACTGGACACCTCCCCGTACCTGGACGATACGGAGTCTTCAACGTCGTCTTCGTCGAGACCCGCGAATGCAAATTCCAGCCAATCAAGGGTGTGGTGCTGCGATGCCTTCCACACCGCGCAATATGCAGACTGGATGGTGGTCGGATCGCCCGACAGAGAAGCTATTGTCCACTCTCTCACGACAAAGGAATCGCTCTTTAGCCTAAAGGGCCGGACTTGTATCGCGCTGGGCCACGATGAAAACATTTCTGGAAGAAAACTAATCGATCCGACAAAGGTCCTCTACGCACCCAAGGCAGGCGGCAATGGCAACTGGCAATACGTCGAGGACGACGAAACTTTCCCACGAGTGCACGATGTGAAAATAAGCTACGACGACAAGTATGTGCTCTTAATGACCCACCAGGGCGTTATAGACGTCTACGACTTCAGCGGGTTCCCCTCCAGAGAGGAGCTATCCAAGCAAACggttgatttgaaaaacttcctGATCCCAAGAATCGCAAGACTGGACGTCGGCAAAAACATGACTTGCATTTCACTACCGTTGAACACCGCGCACCAAGACGGCCATAAGCAACAAATAGCGGAGTCTCAATATTCGGTGCTGGTCAGCTTGCAAGATAACGAGCTGCAAATGTGGGACTATAGGGAAAACATCCTTATTCAAAAGTACTTCGGCCAGAAGCAACAGCACTTCATAATCAGATCCTGCTTTGCCTACGGAAATAAGCTTGTCATGAGCGGCTCAGAAGATGGCAAGATTTACATTTGGGATAGAATTAGAGGTAATTTGGTCTCCGTGCTATCTGGTCATTCTACAATAATGAGTAACTCTACGAAACCCATGGGGAAAAATTGCAACGTAGTCGCGTCAAACCCTGTagataaagaaatgttTGTTTCTGGTGGCGATGACGGTAAGATTAAAAtctggaaaatttcaagaaattaaatgccctatatataaataaataaatgtatatacatatagaTCTATGAACATACGTGAATTTTTGTGTTAAGGGAAAAACTAGTCCAGCcttctttcatcttcaggTAGCATTTGACTCAATGCTTCAGCTTCCCTTCTACCTCTTTTGACATCCAGACAGTTCAACACTGGTAATGATAGCATTAAAAgcaggaaaaagaaataaaacgAATATCGAATATTGTGTGTCTTATCGGTAAGCAATCCCACAAGAAAGGGCCCCAGAATGGATGACCCCTTATCCGTGATGCTGAACATGCTGAAAAATGTAGATTCCTTTCCTGGAGGTACAATCAAACTGAAAACTGATCTTGAAACAGCGGAGAGCCCACCTAATGATAATCCGTACCAAATGGCCAATAAGAACATTTCGAATTTGTGCTTCAGGCCGAACGCATCAAAGAAGAACCCGAGGATACCATAAAATGGTATGAAGCTTGCCCAAATGATAATGTACATCAAGGTTTGACTGGAAGTCCACCGGAGCTTCGTGGCAAGAAATTGCGGAATCATAAAGGCGCCCAGCATTGCATTTACAACGGTCAATACACTTACCATGATTAGGTTGAGGGTACTCATGTGTAATTCTGCCTTGGAGAACAAAACCGCAGTAGAGTTTATAGTGGTAATGGAATCACTAATGATGAACCATGCAACGAGGAAAATCATCACATCTTTCAACAATCTGGCGTGCTtaaatgattcaaaaagCGACAGCCAGCCATATGAAAGGTACGCCTTCCAATCTAACTGTCGAACACTCTCTTGTTCATCAGGATATGGGCTGTTGGTGGATActactgttgttgttgttgttgttgttggtaTTGAAACGTCGTCAATCAGCCATATCATGGGTAATTGCCAAAAAAACCACCAAACACCCACGAAAAGAATAGCGACCTGCACATCTTGTTTGCTGCCCTTTTTCGATGCGACTAAGAACATGGACATGATTTGCACAATTAGGGCACTTGAATAACCTAGCGACGCACCTTTACCACTAATCAACGTAGTTAGTGAGTCCACCTGATCTGGTTCATAATCTCCTTGACTTTGACACTTCAATGAATCCTTGACAAAAATAGGTAAAAGTGAGTTTCCGACCACATTGATAACACCAAAACAACCGTTAGCCACAATATAAAGCCCAGCTAGGGAATAAATCTGGGTATCGTTTAATTTTGAGATCGCAACAGTAGATAACGCACCCACAACGCCAAACCAAACTAGAACTCTTCCCTTGAATTTAACACTCCCCCAAAGGTCTACTATCCCGGAAACAGAAATAACTATAACAGTTTGGAACAAAACACTAAGGGAAAAGACATACAATGCAAAACTCGAGGTGTCTACAAAGATCCGATTGTTGAAGAGACCAAGAACACACTTATCTGAATCACCGGCCGTTTCTGACAGACAAGGTGCAGAATGATCGTGCACTTTCACACCGTTGATATTGGCAAATTGCTGCAACAATAAAGGAATATACGTCGAAACGGCTGAAACCACAAATGG
The genomic region above belongs to Saccharomyces kudriavzevii IFO 1802 strain IFO1802 genome assembly, chromosome: 3 and contains:
- the POF1 gene encoding nicotinamide-nucleotide adenylyltransferase (similar to Saccharomyces cerevisiae POF1 (YCL047C); ancestral locus Anc_1.27), yielding MKKVFEQFRKNDLLFQIIKGPQHLESPKLFVLDSSFNPPHLAHFQLLSQAIKNFKLNNTQSHILLLLAVNNADKLPIPASFPHRLEMMCLFANYLEEKLPQSVVSVGLTVFSKFIDKDKVLHEQFTQEYNTNIGYLVGFDTIARIFDEKYYHPLKISDVMESFMSKCQLYCLARDHCHLDAESQLKYASDILAGKYEPVIPKEWGSRVHVMQNDYPSLRNVSSSEIRKKIKAGQVEKLRDELPSCIYGYVMKNKTIFD
- the EMC1 gene encoding Emc1p (similar to Saccharomyces cerevisiae EMC1 (YCL045C); ancestral locus Anc_1.29) translates to MKITYTALVYGFISLFLSTSCVQAVFSEDAFVIDWQLANLGPWEKIIPDARDRNRVLIVSNSTETSSLVSSFNISSGQILFRNVLPFAVDDIQLDSNDHNILVCVNSSSQKWQKFDLHDWFLLDEGVSNVPATTILPPLSYPNDQVIIKGDGLHVLDKTSGLAQWKLELPQGFDKVEYFQYEDPLTLVLNVNHTQYIGFSVNGTELIPVWQREESLTNVVDYAVLDVFDSRDVELNEDMKAEVFSDSLWDAYWLRLTTNGNRLLNLLKDNHFSPGRIFTKVLGLDSKDTTASDLKFGFAKILIVLTNDGFIGGLDMINKGQLVWKLDLQIDQAIKMFWTDENHNELVVFSHDGHYLTIGLTNNLPIIKSRSSLPVKKNVYSVIKLEEHQYQYLIKFDNANHLLFTLDPRKGMSASFPFLFHSGSRMFITEHDSDGIYGYIIENDLIKDTWQRIVTPKEKIVAYDKRGETNLNSLGITLGDKSVLYKYLYPNLAAYLVTNEELHTITFNLIDTITGEILVTQKHKDSPDFRLPTDIVFGEYWVVYSYFSSEPVPEQKLVVVELYESLIPDERLSNPSNLVCYNPLTGNVNKPQFLTKQFIFPEIIEKMTISKTTDDITTKAIVMELENGQITYIPKLFLNARGKPAEEMTNNDKKEFMATPYTPVIPINDNFVITHFRNLLPGANSKLISITTNLESTSIICDLGHDIFCTRITPSGQFDLMSPTFEKGKLLITIFILLVITYVIRPSVSSKKLKEQWLIK
- the MGR1 gene encoding Mgr1p (similar to Saccharomyces cerevisiae MGR1 (YCL044C); ancestral locus Anc_1.30), translated to MAVFTPPPDTNSAPDHPQSQDIHDKDDNDVKKFYIRPSLGLKLWGPLVPAPDNLSGLYTLISIQSAVGLFALFRLRRLYRLPPPRRIATHAHSDLSFGELPSEMIVNGKTKIRKDIADFPTLNRFSTTHGDIVLAPPPIIPRQSRFISMRKLFWGLFGSLLLSQSLLEVTRLNLLKYDPWYDEMKSVRDKKFFNNIVKYYHEGIDPTKIKVKDAMNGTPLSTNIPEVKQSVALARAQVEAQNPIIKWFGPLEYKPMPFNEYLNRMEFHLDMFEFFQNKRNIRENSIELINSISHRPQSSTGLEDLSESKKLHLQNVEKRLHFLETSSDSIATPAKRRSNAVLSRGVVLPHDTTAAQDIDLDTMRSLYDPWMTLALETSLSIKFIPTTMPSHTTTPNSTDPPVPGPTPKALTHEKTH
- the PDI1 gene encoding protein disulfide isomerase PDI1 (similar to Saccharomyces cerevisiae PDI1 (YCL043C) and EUG1 (YDR518W); ancestral locus Anc_1.31); this encodes MKFSAGAVLSWSSLLLASSVFAQQEAVAPEDSAVVKLATDSFNDYIQSHDLVLAEFFAPWCGHCKNMAPEYVKAAEALVEKNITLAQIDCTENQDLCQEHNVPGFPSLKIFKNNDANSSIDYEGPRTAEAIIQFMIKQNQPAVAVVADLPAFLANETFLTPVIVQSGKIGADFNATFYSIANKHSNEYDFVSTENADDDFKLAIYLPSAMDVPVVYNGTQADIAEADVFEKWLQVEALPYFGEIDGSVFGQYVESGLPLGYLFYNDDEELEQYRPIFTELAKKNRGLLNFVSISASKFGRHAGNLNMKEQFPLFAIHDMTEDLKYGLPQLSEEAFDELTDKIVLESKAIESLVKEFLEGDATPIVKSQEVFENQDSSVFQLVGKNHDEIVNDPKKDVLVLYYAPWCGHCKRLAPIYQELADTYANATSDVLITKLDHTENDVKGVVIEGYPTIVLYPAGKKSESVVYKDSRSLDSLFDFIKENGHFAIDGKALYEEAQEKAAEETDAAELEDEEDAIHDEL
- the GLK1 gene encoding glucokinase (similar to Saccharomyces cerevisiae GLK1 (YCL040W) and EMI2 (YDR516C); ancestral locus Anc_1.33), which produces MSFDDLHKATERAVIQAVDQICDEFEVTPEKLDELTAYFIEQMEKGLTPPQEGHTLASDKGLPMIPAFVTGSPNGTERGVLLAADLGGTNFRICSVNLHGDHSFSMEQMKSKIPDDLLDDENVTSDDLFGFLARRTLAFMKKYHPDELAQGKDAKPMKLGFTFSYPVDQTSLNSGTLIRWTKGFRIADTVGKDVVQLYQEQLRAQGMPMVKVVALTNDTVGTYLSHCYTSDNTDSMTSGEISEPVIGCIFGTGTNGCYMEEINKITKLPQELRDKLIKEGKTHMIINVEWGSFDNELKHLPTTKYDVVIDQKLSTNPGFHLFEKRVSGMFLGEVLRNVLVDLHSQGLLLQQYRTKEQLPRHLTTPFQLSSEVLSHIEIDDSTGLRETELSLLQSLRLPTTPTERMQIQKLVRAISRRSAYLAAVPLAAILIKTNALNKRYHGEVEIGCDGSVVEYYPGFRSMLRHALALSPLGAEGERKVHLKIAKDGSGVGAALCALVA